In Borrelia duttonii Ly, one DNA window encodes the following:
- a CDS encoding DUF777 family protein, with translation MHLNYDIYRMNSQMAGSALTQEEIKLWIYKNIFISTIGIIKSFNSDVVLLSLYKNIEIKTRCISNMYFDLQENDEVILLQSSINLFDINDDNYFDKNYFYILRPINMQNATIKVDDFSIHTKNLMEIKNNNISLKQVLEEIVNCLYNLRVAQGTVEPSFYTYVNNIQNKINMLLK, from the coding sequence ATTATGATATTTACAGAATGAACAGCCAAATGGCTGGTTCTGCATTAACACAAGAAGAGATCAAGCTATGGATTTACAAAAATATTTTCATCTCTACAATAGGAATTATCAAATCTTTCAATTCTGATGTTGTATTACTATCCCTTTACAAAAACATAGAAATTAAAACTCGATGTATATCCAATATGTATTTTGATCTACAAGAAAATGATGAGGTTATTCTTTTGCAAAGTAGTATCAATCTTTTTGATATTAATGATGATAATTATTTTGACAAAAACTATTTCTATATATTACGACCGATTAATATGCAAAATGCAACTATCAAAGTTGATGATTTTTCTATTCACACAAAAAACCTTATGGAGATCAAAAATAATAACATAAGTTTGAAACAAGTCTTAGAAGAAATAGTTAATTGTTTATACAATTTGAGAGTTGCGCAAGGTACAGTTGAACCTAGTTTTTACACATATGTTAACAACATACAAAACAAGATAAACATGTTGCTAAAATAG
- a CDS encoding GPW/gp25 family protein: MDIRIDNDFNLAFNSNLQLVDSIEEQKQRLFIFLKTPKGSLFYDPQWGLDYSHIVKLIKVNSVNQIKTYLFNIIQDLKIDIVNLDVKIQSNTISIVFYFPNDTLNMEVKL; this comes from the coding sequence TTGGATATCAGAATTGACAATGATTTTAACTTAGCTTTTAATTCAAATTTACAGCTCGTTGATAGTATTGAAGAACAAAAACAACGACTATTTATCTTCTTGAAGACTCCAAAAGGTAGTCTTTTCTATGATCCTCAATGGGGTTTGGATTATTCACACATTGTAAAGCTTATCAAGGTGAACTCTGTGAACCAAATCAAAACTTACTTATTCAATATTATACAGGATCTCAAAATTGATATTGTAAATCTTGACGTAAAGATACAATCAAACACAATAAGCATTGTCTTTTATTTTCCAAATGACACTCTAAATATGGAGGTAAAATTATGA
- a CDS encoding DUF276 domain-containing protein (DUF276 is restricted to Borreliella and related spirochetes.) has product MSILFDSDVGVLKKNIEQIVNAKRQYLRDNYKILINDDPASIYNIIATSLAFIECELIDEVNKLFQSIKPDSEYWQAIEKHISVKSTTYEAIKNSLLSINGITHANIKSTAGTASIYVIVDEEFMNSDKTQIEDTNLKANIWNILYLTCPIGTTFEGDIIIDGINNNNQRIEYKVSLGKKKYVYLKSKYKVNVKNHLYLNVDAKIRDIYTRIANNNYGDMGISFEYQDFFAPVNEIKGVHCIDVSVALKENLNTKINEINDSEFTNNENIQVEENEILDFDFTSDRLLINISS; this is encoded by the coding sequence ATGAGCATCCTGTTTGATTCTGATGTTGGAGTCTTGAAAAAGAATATTGAACAAATTGTCAATGCTAAACGTCAATACTTAAGAGATAATTACAAAATATTGATTAATGACGACCCAGCATCCATTTACAACATTATTGCAACATCACTTGCATTCATAGAATGTGAACTAATTGATGAAGTTAACAAACTATTCCAATCTATAAAACCTGATTCTGAATATTGGCAAGCGATAGAAAAACACATAAGTGTCAAAAGTACTACTTATGAGGCCATTAAGAACTCTCTACTATCTATTAATGGTATTACACACGCAAATATCAAAAGTACTGCTGGTACAGCTAGTATTTATGTTATTGTAGACGAAGAATTTATGAATTCAGACAAAACACAAATAGAAGATACAAATCTAAAAGCAAATATTTGGAATATACTATATCTAACATGTCCAATTGGTACTACTTTTGAAGGAGACATAATTATCGACGGAATTAATAATAACAACCAAAGAATCGAATACAAAGTGTCACTTGGTAAGAAAAAATACGTGTATCTCAAAAGCAAATATAAAGTAAACGTCAAAAATCATCTATATCTTAATGTTGACGCTAAAATTAGAGATATTTACACCAGAATTGCAAATAATAATTATGGTGATATGGGAATTAGTTTTGAATATCAAGATTTTTTTGCTCCTGTGAATGAAATTAAGGGCGTACACTGCATTGATGTCTCTGTTGCTCTAAAAGAAAACTTGAATACAAAAATTAACGAGATTAATGATAGTGAATTTACGAATAATGAAAATATTCAGGTTGAAGAAAATGAAATTCTTGATTTTGATTTTACTTCTGATAGATTGTTAATCAATATATCCTCGTGA
- a CDS encoding DUF735 family protein, protein MTSIPTIPTVFNETEVEKIIHAELGFIDQIIKEVKTLNDNFQDINATTNLNSRFIAFWLSEILKIIYSTNQTLETLAKNIDSVLFALRHIGTHESFIKLFKAFLNVDIEPTTLSPGVINIKLKSDIKTNVIAFIVGSKSKKDPTPHKKITFKTKENGRILKKAWIITLLPKGYENSIYAFIKKLIPIGRILKIQNYKNEYVKESKG, encoded by the coding sequence ATGACAAGTATACCTACTATACCCACAGTCTTCAATGAAACTGAAGTTGAAAAAATAATACATGCCGAACTTGGATTCATAGATCAAATAATCAAAGAGGTCAAAACTCTTAATGATAATTTCCAAGATATCAATGCTACTACAAATCTAAATTCAAGATTCATAGCATTCTGGTTATCAGAAATATTGAAAATTATCTACTCAACAAACCAAACTCTTGAAACACTAGCAAAAAATATTGATAGTGTGCTTTTCGCTTTACGTCATATTGGGACCCATGAATCATTTATAAAACTATTCAAAGCTTTTCTTAACGTTGATATCGAACCTACTACTTTATCACCTGGTGTTATCAACATTAAGCTCAAAAGCGATATCAAAACTAATGTTATAGCATTCATTGTTGGTAGTAAGTCAAAAAAAGACCCAACACCTCATAAAAAAATTACATTCAAAACTAAAGAAAATGGACGTATTCTCAAAAAAGCATGGATTATAACTTTACTTCCTAAAGGATATGAAAACTCTATTTACGCATTCATCAAAAAACTTATTCCTATTGGAAGAATACTCAAGATTCAAAACTATAAGAATGAATACGTCAAAGAATCTAAAGGATAA